In Fibrobacter sp. UWB10, one DNA window encodes the following:
- a CDS encoding LlaJI family restriction endonuclease yields MIFLFEEFPYDPTFLKTVIGYGDGDSKSRSKSGFNTETIKAGVKIDGVGYCFYNGQPVFVLPKVFLEYEKDERGNVVKDERGNDVRKAFDIQINRKGEDVFGGQNDLENASLVPELRHFFSSLSLWLYSAIDKYHKKGNKDSGVETPPQTEHRRLKKSDRYATLLDVMSSMELFYKKNQSLFVFIAKNKHSDNHKINWQRTVNKTIPFIQNGVPIYMNPVNKVKVFDLDDRLLVLYFSAMKYIQDKFGYQMPQSEFYQPLRMIEMERLLENERGLRELKKIKYKYFEDRLVKLYNIMEAFFAWGARYSNTNNNAQEYLIANSFNNVFEAMIDELIGDPEFADLKDNEDGKIIDHLYREKSLIFSSGCNDDVWHIGDSKYYQDAKDIEDTSIAKQYTYAKNMIQNFFSPQYFNDGESHDANDVHHGIRYRDKLTEGYSVTPNFFIRGFVPKYEESSQYSSDYFIKRGDGTPLIRLAQEKGQNNVESEEAMIERMWKNRNRHFKNRLFDRDTLLLQIYDVNFLYVLKAFTSKHSSLREEFKNEARDKFRKNFLNLLRKKYYFWALYLPNWQDDGYTENLETFVNDNFRALVGRVFRSEATPKCLILALEREVVDNSEEGSDDDYRKIKGIVDDNNCDVFSLLPEEIWGDGLIRRDDMRGWLMPQ; encoded by the coding sequence ATGATTTTTCTATTTGAAGAGTTCCCTTACGATCCGACTTTTTTGAAAACCGTCATCGGTTATGGTGACGGCGATTCTAAAAGTCGGAGTAAAAGCGGATTTAATACGGAAACAATAAAGGCTGGAGTAAAAATTGATGGTGTTGGCTATTGTTTTTACAATGGTCAGCCGGTTTTTGTGCTGCCCAAGGTATTTCTTGAATACGAAAAAGATGAGCGAGGAAATGTCGTAAAGGATGAACGCGGAAATGATGTACGGAAGGCTTTTGACATACAGATAAATCGTAAGGGTGAAGACGTTTTTGGCGGACAAAACGATCTGGAAAATGCGTCTCTTGTGCCTGAACTACGCCATTTTTTCTCATCGTTGTCTCTTTGGCTTTATTCTGCTATTGACAAGTACCACAAGAAGGGAAATAAGGATAGTGGAGTTGAAACTCCTCCGCAAACAGAACATCGGCGGCTTAAAAAGAGTGACCGATATGCCACATTGCTTGATGTTATGAGCAGTATGGAACTGTTCTATAAAAAGAATCAAAGTCTTTTTGTCTTTATCGCAAAGAACAAACATAGCGACAATCACAAAATAAACTGGCAGCGTACCGTCAACAAAACGATTCCTTTTATACAAAACGGAGTTCCCATTTACATGAACCCCGTAAACAAAGTCAAGGTTTTTGATTTAGATGATCGTCTGTTGGTTCTTTATTTTTCCGCAATGAAATATATCCAGGATAAGTTTGGATATCAGATGCCGCAAAGCGAGTTCTATCAGCCGCTCAGAATGATTGAGATGGAACGGCTTTTGGAAAACGAACGTGGCCTGCGTGAACTCAAGAAAATAAAGTACAAGTATTTTGAAGATAGGCTTGTTAAGCTTTATAATATCATGGAAGCCTTCTTCGCATGGGGCGCCCGATATAGCAATACGAATAATAATGCGCAGGAATACCTGATCGCCAATTCGTTCAACAATGTGTTTGAGGCTATGATAGATGAATTGATTGGTGATCCTGAATTTGCGGATTTGAAGGATAATGAAGATGGCAAGATTATTGATCATCTTTATAGAGAAAAATCATTGATTTTCTCTTCTGGCTGCAATGATGATGTTTGGCATATAGGTGATAGTAAGTATTATCAAGATGCCAAGGACATTGAGGATACGTCCATTGCAAAGCAATATACGTATGCCAAAAATATGATACAGAATTTCTTTAGTCCTCAATACTTTAATGATGGCGAAAGTCATGATGCGAATGATGTGCACCATGGCATTCGTTATAGAGATAAATTGACTGAAGGCTATAGCGTTACTCCAAACTTCTTTATTCGTGGTTTTGTTCCAAAATACGAGGAATCTTCACAATATTCTTCTGATTACTTCATCAAGCGAGGTGATGGAACTCCTTTGATTCGTTTGGCGCAAGAGAAAGGTCAAAATAATGTTGAATCAGAAGAAGCGATGATAGAGCGGATGTGGAAAAACCGCAATCGCCATTTCAAAAATCGACTTTTTGATCGAGATACATTGCTGCTTCAGATTTATGACGTTAATTTCTTATATGTGCTCAAGGCGTTCACTTCTAAGCATTCGTCTCTTCGTGAAGAATTCAAGAATGAAGCCCGTGATAAGTTCCGCAAGAATTTTTTGAATTTACTCAGGAAAAAGTATTATTTCTGGGCGCTTTATTTGCCAAATTGGCAAGATGATGGTTATACAGAAAACCTTGAAACGTTTGTTAATGACAATTTCCGAGCGCTTGTGGGCCGTGTGTTTCGGTCAGAAGCAACGCCAAAATGTCTAATTCTAGCATTGGAACGAGAAGTTGTTGACAATTCAGAGGAAGGCTCCGATGATGATTATCGGAAAATCAAGGGAATTGTTGATGACAATAATTGTGACGTTTTTAGCCTGTTGCCCGAAGAAATATGGGGTGATGGGCTAATCCGACGCGATGACATGCGCGGTTGGCTAATGCCCCAATAG
- the dcm gene encoding DNA (cytosine-5-)-methyltransferase, with amino-acid sequence MGQRKPEFTFIDLFAGIGGFHTAMHSVGGKCVFASEWDKNARITYEENYKAIEPDLFEKDEDGEYKFFNADINDVELDKVPDFDVLCGGFPCQAFSIAGKRKGFEDTRGTLFFNIAAIVNHKIKIGKKPKVLFLENVKGLKNHDHGKTLETLLRVLKEDLEYEVKTMVLNAKYFGVPQNRERLFFICWDKEQCVAEDFKFPLGLDKNLKSIFEKDQLQNVISTKVSDILEPDSSIPEKMTISDKMWIGHQLRKERNRANGKGFGYSLFKEDASYCSTISARYWKDGSEILIDQSKKKKNPRKLTPVEAGRLQGYKIVGNGWKDPQAANNQNNKNKLPTMRIVVSNKEAYHQFGNSVAVPVIRTLAKEIKKQLLEV; translated from the coding sequence ATGGGACAGAGAAAGCCCGAATTTACTTTTATTGATTTATTTGCTGGTATTGGTGGATTTCACACGGCAATGCATTCCGTTGGTGGAAAATGCGTTTTTGCAAGTGAATGGGATAAAAATGCTCGAATAACTTACGAAGAAAATTACAAGGCGATTGAGCCGGACCTTTTTGAAAAAGATGAGGATGGGGAATATAAGTTTTTCAATGCAGACATAAACGATGTTGAGTTAGACAAAGTTCCAGATTTTGATGTCCTTTGCGGAGGCTTCCCTTGCCAGGCCTTTTCAATTGCCGGAAAACGCAAAGGTTTTGAAGATACTCGAGGAACACTTTTTTTTAATATCGCAGCAATTGTTAATCATAAAATAAAAATTGGAAAAAAGCCTAAGGTTCTTTTCCTTGAGAACGTTAAAGGTCTAAAAAATCATGACCATGGAAAAACGCTCGAAACGTTATTGCGTGTATTGAAAGAAGATTTGGAATATGAAGTCAAAACAATGGTCTTGAATGCCAAATATTTTGGCGTACCGCAAAATAGAGAAAGGTTGTTCTTTATTTGTTGGGATAAGGAACAGTGCGTGGCTGAAGACTTTAAATTTCCCCTTGGCCTTGATAAGAATTTGAAATCAATATTTGAAAAAGATCAATTGCAAAATGTTATTTCAACGAAGGTTTCTGACATTCTTGAACCGGACTCGTCTATTCCGGAAAAAATGACGATCAGCGACAAGATGTGGATTGGTCATCAATTACGCAAAGAACGTAATAGGGCGAACGGGAAAGGATTTGGGTATTCTTTGTTCAAAGAAGATGCCTCCTATTGTAGCACCATTTCCGCACGTTATTGGAAAGACGGCAGTGAAATTCTGATTGATCAGTCAAAGAAGAAAAAAAATCCTCGTAAACTAACTCCTGTTGAAGCTGGTCGTTTGCAAGGGTATAAGATTGTCGGCAATGGTTGGAAGGATCCGCAAGCGGCAAACAACCAAAACAACAAGAATAAGTTGCCAACTATGAGAATTGTGGTGTCAAATAAAGAGGCTTATCATCAATTCGGCAATAGCGTTGCTGTTCCTGTGATTAGAACCTTGGCGAAAGAAATTAAGAAACAACTATTGGAGGTGTGA